CAGCGCGGCGCGCAGGTCGTCGCCCAGCCGGGCGGCCTGCGCCTGGCGGCCGAAGATGCCGCCGATCAGGTCATAGAGCGCGAAGTTGTCGGCCGGCCGGCACGGATGGGTGACCACCACATGCGGCACGAAGCCGCGAATCTCGTCCACGGTCTCGCGGCGGTTCTCGTCGATGTTGACGATGACGTGGGTCGGCGCCAGCGCCCGCAGCTTGTCGAGCCGCACGTCCTTGGTCCCGCCCACCTTTTCCACGGCACGCACCGCCGGCGCCGGATGGATGCAGAACCCCGTGCGCGCCACGACCTGCCCGCCGAGCCCCAGGTCGAACAGCAGCTCGGTGATCGACGGCACCAGCGACGCGATGCGCACCGGCCCGCTGGCCGGCGCGTGCGGCTGCCCGAGTGCGTCAGTCCACATCGTGCGGCTGGCCAAGGCCGCCCGAGGCGCCAGGCGGGAAAGGGGTCTGGGAGGTCATGGGCGTCAATATAGCGCTTCCGGCCAGCGCGGGCGCGGCGGCGGCCGGAAACAAAACAGCCCGGGCAGGCGCTGCACCGGGCTGTTTCGAAAGGCGGCGGGGGAGACGATCAGAGCTTCTTGTCGCGCACGCCCGTGACCAGGAAGTCCATCGCCTGGATCGCGGCGCCCTTGGTGCCGGCGATCGACGGCGACGTCTCGTACTTGCCCTGCACCACCACGGTCGGCACGCCGTCGATCTTGTAGGCGTCGGCCACCTTGTTGGCGCGCTGGGCGTTCGTCGTCACCGAGAACGAGTTGTACGTGTCCAGCCACTGCTTGCGGTCGATGCCGTTGGCGGCCATGAAGTCGGCAATCTCGTTCGTGTCCACCATGCGCTTGCGCTGCTTGTGGATCGCGTCGAACACCTTGGTGTGCATCGCGTCGACCTTGCCCAGCGCTTCCAGGGCGTAGAAGATCTTGGTGTGCGGCAGCAGGTCGTCGCGGAAGGCCACCGGCACGCGCTTGAACACCACGTCCTTGCCCTGCTTCTTCACCCACGCTTCCAGTTCCGGCTCGAAGTCGTAGCAGTGCGGGCAGCCGTACCAGAAGAACTCGGTCACTTCGATCTTGCCAGCGGGCACCGGCTGCGGGGCTTTCAGAACCGTGTAGTCCTTGCCTTCGGTCGGCGCGGCCATGGCGGCTGGCGCGGACATCAGCAGGCCGCTCACGGCGGCAGCGGTGGCGATCAGTGCGGCGATTTTCTTCATGTCAGAAGGGCCTTACGGGTTGTACGCGCTCGGCGAGCGGATGGATTGCGTCTAAGACCGGGCCGGCGGCACTTGGTTCGCATGGCCGGCCCGGTCAGATTTATTTCAACGGATTACTGCTTGGTGAACCGGATCACCGAGGCGTCGAAGCCGGCCGACTGCAGGCGGTCGCGCGCACGGTTCATGTCCTCGATCCGGTTGAACGGTCCCAGTCGAACGCGGTACATCTTGACGCCGTTGACATCGCGGTCGGTCACCTTGGCCTCGAACCCCTGCATGGCCAGGTTGGCCTTCTGGCGGTCCGCGTCGTCCTGCGAGCGGAAGGCGCCCACCTGCAGCAGGTAGCCCACCTTGTTGGCATCGGCCTGGGCGATCTCGGCGATCGGGTCCGCCACCGGCTTCTCGGCCGGGCGGGCGGGCGGCTTCTCGGCGGGCTTTTCGGCCGGCTTGCTGGCCACCGCGCCGTTGCTGGCGCCGGGCACCTCGGCCGGGCGGCTGGTGGCCACGGGCGGCTGCGGGGCCGCCGGCTGCTCGGCCGGGGCCACCGGCTTGGCCGGCGTCTTGCTCCAGAGCGGCTTGTTCGGATCGCTGGGTTCGCCGCCGGGCTGGGCCTGCTGGGCCGGGTTGGGCAGCGTGCTGGACACATTGCCCGGCTCGGTCGGCCGCGGCGCGGGCGCGTTGCCGCCCTTGAACGGCGCCGGGGACTTGGTGATGTACAGCGCGATGACCACGGCAATGGCCAGGCCGACGATCAGCCCGAGCACCAGGCCCAGGAACGTGCCGCCACGCTGCGTCTGGCGATGGCGGACGGCGCGCAGGGCGCGCTTGGCATTGTGTTGCATGTAGTCCTCTTCGGTGATGCCGGGGATTATAGAGCCACTGCCGTGACGCGAAGTTCAGGCCGCCGGGGAATCGGCTTCCGGGGCGCGATCCATCCGTTGCGGCGCCGACACGCCGATCACGGCCAGGCCGTTGCGCAGCACCTGGCGCGTGGCCGCCAGCAGCGCCAGGCGGGCCTGCTTGACGGTGTCGTCGTCCACCAGCACGCGGTCGGCGTTGTAGAACGCGTGGAAGTCGCCCGCCAGGTCGCGCAGGTAGAACGCCACCGCGTGGGGGGCCAGTTCGCCGGCGGCGGCAGCCAGCATGTCCGGGAATTCGGCCAGCCGGCGGCCCAGCGCGATGGCCTGCGGGCTCACGTCCGCGGCCGTCACGGCGGCCAGGTCCACGCTGGCCAGCGCCGGCAGGCGGGCCTGCCAGTCCGCGCCGCCCCAGGCCTCGAAGATCGAGCAGATGCGGGCGTGGGCGTACTGCACGTAGTACACCGGGTTCTCGTCGTTCTGCTTCAGCGCCAGGTCCACGTCGAACACGAACTCGGTATCGGCCTTGCGCGACAGCAGGAAGAAGCGCACCGCGTCGCGGCCGCGCGTGAAGTGGGCGGGCCAGTCGGCCACGCCGCCGTCCAGGCAGCCGCGGATCGTCTCGTCGCCGCCGTTGCTCCACTCGATCAGGTCGCGCACGGTCACGTACGAGCCAGCGCGCTTGGAGATCTTGACCTCCTCGCCGTTCTTCATGACCGTGACCATCTTGTGCAGCACGTAGTCGGGGTAGCCCTTGGGAATGCCGATGTCCAGCCCCTGCAGGCCGGCACGCACGCGGGCGATGGTGCCGTGGTGGTCGCTGCCCTGCACGTTGATGACCTTGGCGAAGCCGCGTTCCCACTTGGTGGTGTGGTACGCCACGTCCGGCACGAAGTACGTGTACGTGCCGTCCGACTTCTTCATGACGCGGTCCTTGTCGTCGCCGTCGTCGGTGGTGCGCAGCCACAGCGCGCCTTCGTTCTCGTAGGTCTTGCCCTTGCCGACCAGCGATTGCACGGCGGCATCCACGCGGCCGTCGCTGTACAGCGACGATTCCAGGTAGTAGCGGTCGAACTTCACGCCAAACGCCTGCAGGTCGATGTCCTGCTCGTTGCGCAGGTACGTGACCGCGAAGCGGCGGATCGATTCCAGGTCCTCGATGTCGCCCGACGCCGTGACCGGCTCGCCGTCAGAGGCCGCCACGGTCTTGCCGGCCTTGAAGTCGGCGGCGATATCGGCGATGTAGTCGCCGTTGTAGGCCGACTCCGGCCAGCCGGCGTCGCCCGGCTTCAGGCCCCGGGCGCGCGCCTGGACCGAGATGGCCAGCGTGTGGATCTGCACGCCGGCGTCGTTGTAGTAGAACTCGCGGTGGACCTTCCAGCCCTGCCAGGCCAGCAGGTTGGCCAGCGCGTCGCCCAGCGCCGCCTGGCGGCCGTGGCCCACGTGCAGCGGCCCGGTGGGATTGGCCGAAACGAATTCGACCAGCACCTGGCCGTGCTCGCCGGCCGGGCGGGCGCCGAACTGGTCGCCATCGGCCAGCACGGCGCGCAGCACCTCGGCGCGGGCGGCCGGGCTCAGGCGCAGGTTGATGAAGCCGGGACCGGCAATTTCCAGCGCCGCCACCAGCGCGGAGGCGCGCGGGTCGGCCTGCACGGCGGCCACCACCTTCTGCGCCAGTTCGCGCGGGTTGGTCTTCAGCGCCTTGGCCACCTGCATGGCGATGTTGCAGGCCAGGTCGCCGTGGGCGGCGGCCTTGGGGCGCTCGAACGTGACCGCGGGCAGGGTGGCGTCGGCCGGGGCGAGCGCGCGCACGGCGTCAGTGAACGCGGCGGCGAGTTGGGAGGTCTGAACAGGCAGCATGGATATCTTGGCCCTGAAAGGCTGGAATGCTTCCGGCTGGGGGCAGGCTCGAAGTGGAGGCCCCGCCGCGCGCGCCGGCAGTCGAAATCGGGAAACGCGGAATTTTATCAGGTGCTATGCTGACATCATGCGACGACCTGTGCGCCCCGCGCCTCCACTGTCGCGTTACGTGAAAGGAAACATCATGCTGATCACCTTCAAATCCCACGCGGCGCAGGACCTGATCATGATGAAGGATCTTGCCATGACCCTGCTTGGCATCATCGGCAAGCACCTGGGCGAACGCGGGGTGATCACGTCCGAGGAGCTGCCGGGCGCCATCCGCAAGCTGGAAGCCGCCGTCCTGGACGCGAAGAAGGTCCACCCCGCCGACACCACGGTCCACCCCGACGTGGATGACGAGCGCGAGGAAGAACCGCTGCACCTGGGCCAGCGCGCCTACCCGTTCCTGGACATGCTGCGCGCGTCGCAGAAGGAAGGCACGGACGTGATGTGGGGCGTCTGAGGCGCCTCCGCTGATTCCGGGCCGCCTTCGGCCCCCCCGGCCCGGTTCCACCCCACCCTGAAGGGCGCCGCCACCCCGGCGGCGCCTGCCCCCCGCCCCGGGCGCGACGCCGCTCCCCTTCTTCGGCACCAAAAAAAAGAACCCGGACACCGCTGGGTGTCCGGGTGTCCCGGATCAGGGATATATCCGGAAAGGGGGTTGCTGCAGGGCAGAGGGGGAGAGACCCTCGGTATTCTTGCGGGCCCCGGCTGTCCGGGCGCGCCCGGCTATTCGCCGTGGCGGCGCGACGACGCCAGCAGCAGGCCGACAAAGGCACCCACCAGGGCTGCCACGCCCACCGCCTTGAGCGGGGATTCCACGACGCGCTGGCGTCCGTGGTCGACCGCGACGTCCACCTGCCCGCGCGCCCAGTCCATGCCTTCGCGGCTGCGTTCGCGCATGCGGTCGGTCAGTTCGTGGGCGCGGGCCCGCAGGCGGCGGCCGGCGGCCATGCCTTCGGCGGAACCTTCATGCGCCAGCACGTCGATGGTCTGCTGGAGCTGGGTGATCAGCGCCTTCACTTCGTCGGATACCGGGCCGACGGCGTCGCGGGTGTCGCGGGCCGAATGCCGGATCTGGCGCACGGCGGCATCTGCGCTGTCGTGCAGATGGTTGATTTCCTTCCGGATCTTTGGATTCTGCGTGAGCATGGATACTCCTTTAAGTCCAGTCCTGGCGTGGAGTCCCGCGGTATGCCACCGCGGGCCCCGCGAACCTGGCGCTTAACGTCGGCGCACCAGGCCCATCACGGCGGCCACGAGGGCCACGACCAGGAAGATGAAGAACAGGATCTTCGCGATTTCCACGGCGCCGGCTGCAATGCCGCCGAAGCCGAAGATTGCCGCCACGATGGCGACGATGAAAAAGACGAGTGCGTAGTACAGCATGACCAGTCTCCCGAGGTTAGCGAACGCGCCGTCCTGGCTTTGCGTTCTGCTTGCGCCACGGTGCGCAAGCTCATAGCCTCACTCTAGGGTTCGGCATGTGGACCGCACACCGAAAACAGACCGATTCAGATGTCAGCCGAGTCCTACACCTCACCCCGTCGGGCGCTGGATGCGCGGCCGTGGCGGCCCCGGTACGATTGACCCTGCCAAAATGATGTGATTCCATGTCCGCACGCCCGCGCGGGCGCGTGCCCAACCCGCTGAGTTCCGATGGCCAAGCATTCCCTACTCCTGAGAAATACCCTGCTGCTGGCGGGAGGCATCGTGCTGACGCTGGCCGTGCTGATCGCATCGGAAACGGGCAACCTGCGCCTGCGCCAGGGCTACACCGAGGCCATCCGCTCCCAGCAGCTGCAGAGCGACCTGGGCGCGCTGATCGCCGAACTGGTCAACGCCGAGGCCGGCCAGCGCGGCTTCCTGCTGACCGGCAAGGAAAGCTACCTCGACCCTTACTACAAGGCGCTGCCGCAGATCAACGAGCTGATGGCCCGCGTGCGCCAGCACTACGCGAACGACCCCGAGGGGCTGCGCCAGTTCGGCGAGGCGTCGCAGTTCGTCACGCGCAAGCTCAACGAGATGGCCCTGACGCTGGTCTACGGCAAGCGCGACGTCGACGTGGCGCTGGACCTGATCCGCACCGACTTCGGCAAGCAGACGATGGAAAGCGCGCGGCGCGGCCTGGAGCAGCTGCAGGTGCGCGAATCGGGCACGGTCACGCACAACCTGGAGGCCGCCGAGCATGACCTGCAGTTGTCGCGCTACGGCATCGGCCTGCTGACGGCGATCAACATCCTGCTGCTCGTGGCCGTGGGCCTGGGCCACCAGCGCCGCATGAAGATGGCCGAGGCCGCCCGCGCCCAGCTCGAAGAGGAAAGCGCCCGGCTGGACCGCAAGGTGCGGGCGCGCACGCGGCAGCTGTCGGCCCTGGCGGCCCACCTGCAGCGCGTGACCGAGGACGAGAAGACCCGTCTGGCGCGCGAGCTGCACGACGAGCTGGGCGCCATCCTGACCGCGATCAAGCTGGACCTGCACTGGGTGAAGATGCGCGTGCAGGCGTCGCACCCCGACGCGCGGGACAAGATCACGCGCGTCATGCAGCATGCCGACCAGGCCATCCAGATCAAGCGCCGCCTGATCGAGGACCTGCGTCCCACGGTGCTGCTGAACCTGGGGCTGCGCGAGGCCATCATCCAGCACGTGGAAGACGTGGGCGCGCGCAACCAGTGGGAAACCGAGGTGGACCTGCCCGAGTCGCTGCCGCAGTTGCGCGACAACGCGGCCATCGCGCTGTACCGGATCGTGCAGGAGTCGCTGACGAACGCCAGCAAGTACGCCGAGGCCAAGCACATCTCGGTGGCGCTGGCCTGCACCAGCCAGCAACTGACGCTGACCGTGCGCGACGACGGCCGCGGCCTGCCGCCCGACTTCGACGCCGGCAGCATCGCCGGCCATCACGGCCTGCTTGGCATGGAACAGCGGGTACTGGCGCTGGGCGGGACGATCCACGTCGACTCGTCGCCCGGCCAGGGCGTGGCCATCCGCATCGAGGTGCCGCTGACCACCAGCGTGCTGGCACCGCCGGAGGAAACCACGGAAGTTTGAAGGGTGTCGTCCGCGATGTCCCGCTCGCCTCTCCCGCCGCGCGGGAGAGGGCAGCAAACCCATCGGGAGATTTGAGTCAGGGCCGGCTTACGCCGACGTTGCGTAGTCCTCGATCACCCGGAACACCTGCTCCAGCTCCAGGGACTTGTCGAAGAAGTAGTCCGCGCCCGCCTCGGTGCACTGGCGGCGGTACATCGATACCTGCGCGTGGTTGGTGTAGACGATGCGGATGCCCGATAGCTGGGCCTTCTGCATTTCGCGCAGGACGTTGATGCCGTTGCCCTGGCGCAGTTGCAGGTCGACGATGGACACGTCGTAGTGGCCCTGGGTGGCCAGCTTGACCGCGCCGCTCTCGGTATCGGCCCAGTCCACCGACTCCACGAACGGGAAGGCGGTCAGGTATTCCAGCAGCATGCCCCGCAAGACTTCGGAGTCCTCGATCAGGAGGACTCGCAGCGAGCGGTTGGGAGAGGCCGAGGCGTGCTCCGGCATGGCGCTAGGCAACTGTCAGGCGAAAGGGTGGACGAGCGAGGGCGCTGGCATGTGCAACGTGATGTCGGCCTATTCCACGAGCCCGTTCTTGATGGCGTAGTAGGTCAGGTCGGCATTGGTCTTCATGCCCATTTTCTCCAGGATGCGGGAGCGGTAGGTACTCACTGTCTTGACGCTGAGGAACAACTCGTCGGCGATCACGGACACCGACTGGCCGCGCGACAGCTTGCAGAAGATCTGGAACTCGCGCTCGGACAGCGTCTGGTGCACGGGTTGCTCGGTCGGCTTGTCGAGCCCGCCGATCAGCAGGTCCGCCACGGTGGGGCTCACGTAGCGGCGGCCCTGGGCCACCGTACGGATTGCCTTGACGAGGTCGTCCGGCGCCGATTCCTTGGTCAGGTAGCCCGAGGCGCCGGCACGGATCAGGTTGATCGCGTACTGGTCTTCCGGGTAGGTCGACAGGATCAGCACCGGCAGGTTGGGCAGGCGCTGACGAATCAGCTTCAGGACATCGATGCCGTTGCGGTCCGGCATCGAGATGTCGAGTACGAGTACGTCGAACTCGCTGTCGCGCAACTGCGCCATCACTTCGTCGCCGCTGGCGGCTTCGCCCGTCACCTTGATGTCGGGTTCCTCTGAAATGAACTGGCGCAGACCGGCGCGCACGATCTCATGATCGTCGGCGATCAAGACGCGAATCATCGGTGTCTCCACGGTGAGGGGGGCGACCCGCGGCCGAAAGGCGGCCCGGGCCGGTTTCCTGCATTGTAGTGCCGACGCGACGCGGAAGCTGTCGGCGTCCGGCTGACATGACGCGCCACGGCGACGGGCGCCCGGCGGCGTGTTGACGCCCATCCGGGCGGTTGGAAATTGACGCGATTGCTGCGCCGCGGCAGCGGGCGGCCGGGTGCGGCTGGCAGGGACGAAAAAAAACGGGCGCCATGGCTGGCGCCCGTTCATCCATTCGCGGCCGCGGCGACCGGGGCGGTCTGGAGGGGCCCGCCCCGGGCCTTTCGCGGACAGGCCGCTTACTTCGTCATCGTGCCGGCACCGGCGTCCGCGCCGCCCGTGGCGCCCAGCGTATCGCCCTTCTTCGACTTCGACTTGGCGTGGCCGGAATGCTTGCCCTGGTTCGTCTTGTCGGTCGTGGTCGACGTGGTGGTGTCGTTCTGCGCCTTGGCGCCCAGGCTGGCCTTGCTGCCCGGATCCGCCGAGCTCGGGCTGGCCGGGGTCACCGCGCCGCCCGCCGCGCCACCGGCGTTGAGGCCGGCGTTGGCACCTGCATTCGTGGAAGGTGCGTTCACGGAGGCGCCGACGCCCGCTTGGGTGCCAGCGGTGGCACCGGTGCCTTGCGCCATCGCCATCGACGAGGCAGCGGCAATCGACAGGGCGGACAGGGAGATCAGCAGCTTCTTCATGGGAGAGACTCCTTTACTGAATGCGCCACGGCGAACCATTCGCCCGCGGCATCCACGCGGTGTCACGTGAACTGGTTCCCAGTCTAGGGACGCCCGCCGTGCCGGTCTGTGAGCACTTGTCAGTGTGTGTAAGCAGTCGTGAAGACATTGCGAACATGGGCGCCGCGCCCCGTTTGCCCGCGCCCGGGCGGCGCCAATCGCCGCCTGCCCTTGTGCATCAACGGCTGCCGCGCCCATGAAAAAACCGGGAGGCCCCGCGATACGCGGCCTCCCGGTCATTGCAACTGCTTACAGCTACGCCGAAGCGATTACAGGTTGGGCGCCAGCGCGCGCTCCAGCGTCAGGCGATCCTCGCCGCGGCGCGCCACCATGTCGTCAAGCTGGTCCTGGCCGATCTTGCCCACGCTGAAGTAGGTGGATTCGGGATGCGCCAGGTAGAAGCCGCTGACCGACGCCGCCGGCGTCATCGCCAGTGCCTCGGTGATGCCCATGCCGATCTCGGCCGCGTCCAGCAGCTCGAACATCGGCGCCTTGACCGTGTGCTCCGGGCAGGCCGGATACCCCGGCGCCGGGCGGATGCCCCGGTACGCTTCGGCGATCAACTGGTCGTTGGTCAGCGTCTCGGCGGCGTCGTAGCCCCACAGGTCGGTCCGCACGCGGGCGTGCAGGCATTCGGCAAACGCCTCGGCCAGCCGGTCGGCCAGCGCCTTGAGCATGATCGCGCTGTAGTCGTCGTGGTCGGCCTCGAACTGGGCTTCCTTCTTGTCCACGCCGATGCCGGCCGTGACCGCGAACAGGCCGATGTAGTCGGCCACGCCGCTGGACTTGGGCGCGACGAAATCGGCCAGGCAGCGGTTCGGCCGCTTGACGCCGTCCACCACCGGGCGCTCGCTCTGCTGGCGCAGGTTGTGCCAGGTCAGCGCCACCTTGCTGCGCGACTCGTCGGTATAGATCTCGATGTCGTCGTCGTTGACCGTGTTGGCCGGCAGCAGCGCCATCACGCCGTTGGCCGTCAGCCAGCGGCCCTGGATCAGCCGCGACAGCATGCTCTTGCCGTCCGAATAGACGCGCCGCGCGGACTCGCCGACGATCTCGTCGTTCAGGATGTCCGGGAATTTGCCGGCCAGGTCCCAGGTCTGGAAGAACGGGCCCCAGTCGATGTAGTTGGCCAGCTCGGACAGGTCGTAGTTGCGGAACACGCGCCGGCCGATGAACTTGGGCTTCGGCGGCACGTAGGTGCTCCAGTCCACCGGCGTCTTGTTGGCGCGCGCGTCGGCCAGCGACACCATCGGCGTGGCCTTCTTGTTGGCGTGCTGGTGGCGGATGCGGTCGTAGTCGGTCTTCAGCTCGTCCAGGTAGCGCGCGGCGCCCTCGTCCGACAGCAGGCTCGACGCCACGCTGACCGACCGCGACGCGTCCGGCACGTAGACCACCGGGCCCTCGTAGTTCGGCGCGATCTTCACGGCCGTGTGCACGCGCGACGTGGTGGCGCCGCCAATCAGCAGCGGAATCTTCTTCACGCGGAAGTAGTCGTCGCGCTGCATCTCGGCGGCAACGTAGGCCATTTCCTCCAGCGACGGCGTGATCAGGCCCGACAGCCCGACGATGTCCGCGCCCTCGACCTTGGCACGCGCCAGGATCTCGTTGCACGGCACCATCACGCCCATGTTCACGACCTCGAAGTTGTTGCACTGGAGCACCACCGACACGATGTTCTTGCCGATGTCGTGCACGTCGCCCTTGACCGTGGCGATCACGATCTTGCCGCGCGCGCGCACGTCGCCGCCGGCCTCGGCCAGCAGCCGCTTTTCTTCCTCGATGAACGGCAGCAGGTGGGCCACGGCCTGCTTCATCACGCGGGCGCTCTTGACCACCTGCGGCAGGAACATCTTGCCGGCGCCGAACAGGTCGCCGACGATGTTCATGCCGTCCATCAGCGGGCCCTCGATCACCTCGATGGGCCGGCCGCCGCGCGCCGCAATCTGCTGGCGCGCTTCCTCGGTGTCCTCGACGATGTACGTCGTGATGCCGTGCACCAGCGCGTGCGCCAGGCGGTCGCCCACGGACACGGGCGCCTCGGGCGTGCCGCGCCAGGCCAGGTTCTCTTCCTTCTTCTGGCCGCCGCCCTTGAAGCGGTCGGCAATCTCCAGCAGGCGGTCGGTGGCGTCGTCGCGGCGGTTCAGCACCACGTCCTCCACGCGCTCGCGCAGTTCCGGGTCAAGCTGGTCGTACACGCCAAGCTGCCCGGCGTTGACGATGCCCATGTCCATGCCCGCCGCGATGGCGTGGTACAGGAACACGGTGTGGATGGCCTCGCGCACCACGTCGTTGCCGCGGAACGAGAACGACACGTTCGACACGCCGCCGCTGACCTTGGCGTACGGCAGGTTCTGCTTGATCCAGCGCGTGGCCTCGATGAAGTCCACGGCGTAGTTGTTGTGCTCCTCGATGCCGGTGGCCACCGCGAAGATGTTCGGGTCGAAGATGATGTCCTCGGGCGGGAAGCCCACCTCGTTGACCAGCACGTCGTAGCTGCGCTTGCAGATTTCGGTCTTGCGCGCGAACGTGTCGGCCTGGCCCTGCTCGTCGAACGCCATCACCACCGTCGCCGCCCCGTAGCGGCGGATCAGCGTGGCGTGGTGGCGAAACTGTTCCTCGCCCTCCTTGAGCGAGATGGAGTTCACCACGGGCTTGCCCTGCACGCACTGCAGGCCGGCCTCGATCACGTCCCACTTGGACGAGTCGATCATGATCGGCACGCGCGCGATGTCCGGCTCTGACGCAATCAGGTTCAGGAACCGCACCATGGCCGCGCGCGAATCGAGCATCGCCTCGTCCATGTTGATGTCGATGATCTGCGCGCCGTTTTCCACCTGCTGGCGGGCCACGGCCAGCGCCTCGTCGAACTGGCCGTTCAGGATCATCCGCGCGAACGCCTTGGAGCCCGTGACGTTGGTGCGCTCGCCGACGTTGACGAACAGCGTGTCGTCGTCGATCGTGAATGGCTCCAGGCCGGACAGGCGCATCGGACGCGGGGGCAGGTTTTGCTGGCTCATGTGTGGGGTCTCTATGCTTCGTGCGTGCGATGCGTCAGGCGGGCTGCGCGGCGGTCTCGGTGTAGTTGGCCCACGCGCGCGGCGCGCGGCCGGCCACGCGCTGGGCGATGGCGGCGATGTGGTCGGGCGTGGTGCCGCAGCAGCCGCCCACCAGGTTGACCAGGCCCGAGGCCGCGAATTCGTCCACCAGCGACGACGTGACCTCCGGCGTCTCGTCGAAGCCGGTGTCGCTCATCGGATTGGGCAGGCCGGCGTTCGGGTAGCACGACACGGCCGCGTCGCAGATCTTGGCCAGCTCGGCGATGTACGGCCGCATCAGCGTCGCGCCCAGCGCGCAGTTCAGGCCGAAGGTCACCGGGCGGGCATGGCGCAGGCTGTTCCAGAACGCCTCGACGGTCTGGCCGGACAGGATGCGGCCCGAGGCGTCGGTCACGGTGCCCGAGATCATCACGGGCACGCGCTCGCCGGTGTCCTCGAACAACTGGTCGATGGCGAACAGCGCCGCCTTGGCGTTGAGCGTGTCGAAGATCGTTTCCACCAGGAACACGTCGGCGCCGCCTTCGAGCAGCGCCTTGCCCTGTTCGTAGTACGACTGGCGCAGTTCCTCGAAGCTGACGTTGCGCGCGCCGGGGTCGTTCACGTCGGGGCTGATGCTGGCGGTCTTGGGCGTGGGGCCGAATGCGCCGGCTACGAAGCGCGGCTTGTCCGGCGTGCTGTACTTGTCGCAGGCCGCGCGCGCCAGGCGGGCCGCCTCGACGTTCATCTCGTAGGCCAGGTCGGCCATCTTGTAGTCTTCCTGCGCCACGCGCGTGGCCCCGAACGTGTTGGTCTCGATCAGGTCCGCGCCGGCGGCCAGGTACTGCTCGTGGATCTCGCTGATGACCTGCGGGCGCGTCAGCAGCAGCAGTTCGTTGTTGCCCTTGACGTCGACCGGATGGTCCGCGAAGCGCGTGCCGCGGTACTCGGCCTCGCCCAGCTTGTAGCGCTGGATCATCGTCCCCATCGCCCCGTCGAGGATCAGGATGCGTTCGCGGAGCAGCCGGGGCAGGCTGGCGGCCCGGGTGTAGGGGCGGGAGATCGGTTGGTCGGCGCTCATGGTGGGACAGTCAGGTGTCGCGCGCGCGGCGGGGGCGGGCATGCGCGGGGTACGGCCAGGATTCGGCAAGACCGCGATTTTATCAGGTAGATCAAGGGATTGCGGGCGGGCCGCCGGCGTCGCCCGGCGGCGGCCGGGCGCGGTTGTCAGCCGGGGATGCCGCGCCTACACTGGGAGACGTATTCGCCACCGACGTCCGTACCATCCATGCAACACCTGAGCCCTCACGACGCCCGCGCCCTGCTGGACGCCGAACCCGACGCGCTGTTCATCGACTGCCGCAGCGAGATGGAATACCTGTTCGTCGGCCATCCGCAGGGCGCGCACAACGTGCCCTGGAACGACGGCCCCGACTGGGAGGTCAATCCGCACTTCGTGCAGGCGGTGAAGAAGCTGGCGGGTCAGGTATCGGCCCGGCCGGTGCTGCTGATCTGCCGCAGCGGCAACCGCTCGTCGGCCGCCGCGCGTGCGCTGGAAGGCGCCGGCTTTACCAC
This sequence is a window from Cupriavidus pauculus. Protein-coding genes within it:
- a CDS encoding CHASE3 domain-containing protein, whose protein sequence is MAKHSLLLRNTLLLAGGIVLTLAVLIASETGNLRLRQGYTEAIRSQQLQSDLGALIAELVNAEAGQRGFLLTGKESYLDPYYKALPQINELMARVRQHYANDPEGLRQFGEASQFVTRKLNEMALTLVYGKRDVDVALDLIRTDFGKQTMESARRGLEQLQVRESGTVTHNLEAAEHDLQLSRYGIGLLTAINILLLVAVGLGHQRRMKMAEAARAQLEEESARLDRKVRARTRQLSALAAHLQRVTEDEKTRLARELHDELGAILTAIKLDLHWVKMRVQASHPDARDKITRVMQHADQAIQIKRRLIEDLRPTVLLNLGLREAIIQHVEDVGARNQWETEVDLPESLPQLRDNAAIALYRIVQESLTNASKYAEAKHISVALACTSQQLTLTVRDDGRGLPPDFDAGSIAGHHGLLGMEQRVLALGGTIHVDSSPGQGVAIRIEVPLTTSVLAPPEETTEV
- a CDS encoding response regulator; protein product: MPEHASASPNRSLRVLLIEDSEVLRGMLLEYLTAFPFVESVDWADTESGAVKLATQGHYDVSIVDLQLRQGNGINVLREMQKAQLSGIRIVYTNHAQVSMYRRQCTEAGADYFFDKSLELEQVFRVIEDYATSA
- a CDS encoding response regulator, translated to MIRVLIADDHEIVRAGLRQFISEEPDIKVTGEAASGDEVMAQLRDSEFDVLVLDISMPDRNGIDVLKLIRQRLPNLPVLILSTYPEDQYAINLIRAGASGYLTKESAPDDLVKAIRTVAQGRRYVSPTVADLLIGGLDKPTEQPVHQTLSEREFQIFCKLSRGQSVSVIADELFLSVKTVSTYRSRILEKMGMKTNADLTYYAIKNGLVE
- the metH gene encoding methionine synthase, with product MSQQNLPPRPMRLSGLEPFTIDDDTLFVNVGERTNVTGSKAFARMILNGQFDEALAVARQQVENGAQIIDINMDEAMLDSRAAMVRFLNLIASEPDIARVPIMIDSSKWDVIEAGLQCVQGKPVVNSISLKEGEEQFRHHATLIRRYGAATVVMAFDEQGQADTFARKTEICKRSYDVLVNEVGFPPEDIIFDPNIFAVATGIEEHNNYAVDFIEATRWIKQNLPYAKVSGGVSNVSFSFRGNDVVREAIHTVFLYHAIAAGMDMGIVNAGQLGVYDQLDPELRERVEDVVLNRRDDATDRLLEIADRFKGGGQKKEENLAWRGTPEAPVSVGDRLAHALVHGITTYIVEDTEEARQQIAARGGRPIEVIEGPLMDGMNIVGDLFGAGKMFLPQVVKSARVMKQAVAHLLPFIEEEKRLLAEAGGDVRARGKIVIATVKGDVHDIGKNIVSVVLQCNNFEVVNMGVMVPCNEILARAKVEGADIVGLSGLITPSLEEMAYVAAEMQRDDYFRVKKIPLLIGGATTSRVHTAVKIAPNYEGPVVYVPDASRSVSVASSLLSDEGAARYLDELKTDYDRIRHQHANKKATPMVSLADARANKTPVDWSTYVPPKPKFIGRRVFRNYDLSELANYIDWGPFFQTWDLAGKFPDILNDEIVGESARRVYSDGKSMLSRLIQGRWLTANGVMALLPANTVNDDDIEIYTDESRSKVALTWHNLRQQSERPVVDGVKRPNRCLADFVAPKSSGVADYIGLFAVTAGIGVDKKEAQFEADHDDYSAIMLKALADRLAEAFAECLHARVRTDLWGYDAAETLTNDQLIAEAYRGIRPAPGYPACPEHTVKAPMFELLDAAEIGMGITEALAMTPAASVSGFYLAHPESTYFSVGKIGQDQLDDMVARRGEDRLTLERALAPNL
- a CDS encoding homocysteine S-methyltransferase family protein; translated protein: MSADQPISRPYTRAASLPRLLRERILILDGAMGTMIQRYKLGEAEYRGTRFADHPVDVKGNNELLLLTRPQVISEIHEQYLAAGADLIETNTFGATRVAQEDYKMADLAYEMNVEAARLARAACDKYSTPDKPRFVAGAFGPTPKTASISPDVNDPGARNVSFEELRQSYYEQGKALLEGGADVFLVETIFDTLNAKAALFAIDQLFEDTGERVPVMISGTVTDASGRILSGQTVEAFWNSLRHARPVTFGLNCALGATLMRPYIAELAKICDAAVSCYPNAGLPNPMSDTGFDETPEVTSSLVDEFAASGLVNLVGGCCGTTPDHIAAIAQRVAGRAPRAWANYTETAAQPA
- a CDS encoding rhodanese-like domain-containing protein gives rise to the protein MQHLSPHDARALLDAEPDALFIDCRSEMEYLFVGHPQGAHNVPWNDGPDWEVNPHFVQAVKKLAGQVSARPVLLICRSGNRSSAAARALEGAGFTTVYNVLHGFEGDLDAQRHRNTVNGWRHDGLPWEQY